In one window of Bdellovibrio bacteriovorus W DNA:
- a CDS encoding zinc proteinase (COG0612 Predicted Zn-dependent peptidases), giving the protein MASKVISTEFNKSELSNGIRVLSEKHPSSRAVSISIWVLTGTRDEGSDVAGVSHFLEHLVFKGTKTRSAYQIAKSLEALGGELNAYTTREYTCYHALVLKDHWKVALDVLSDLVSNMKLVKKEFDLEKGVILQEIAMSEDSHEEMVYDVFYEQVYGKHPLAKPILGSPVSIAKMTQNQIIDYYDSNYTGKNIIVSVAGAIDHADLMKETEKRLGKKKKSTLKVNRKVPRWLRRRAVVEKQAEQMHMLMGFPTGSFKDKTRFDAVIANTLLGGGMTSKLYQSVREKKGLVYSIHSSLNTHLDSGMLTIYAGTEAKNAKKVGELISHELQKVRKKGVTKHDVEMFKTQVIGNILLGSDDIENRMTSLAVNEIVFGSYRSVDDVISEIKKVTVDSVNEYVERHLDLTKASGVLLGPGVGELKTWWEDLSF; this is encoded by the coding sequence GTGGCATCTAAAGTGATTTCTACTGAGTTCAACAAGTCTGAACTTTCCAATGGGATTCGGGTGCTGAGTGAAAAGCATCCGAGCTCTCGAGCTGTATCAATAAGCATTTGGGTTTTGACAGGTACGCGGGATGAAGGTTCCGACGTGGCCGGAGTTTCCCATTTCTTAGAGCACTTAGTTTTTAAAGGAACTAAGACTCGTTCTGCCTATCAAATAGCTAAATCTTTAGAAGCTCTAGGTGGTGAGCTCAACGCTTACACGACCAGAGAATATACCTGCTATCATGCACTGGTCCTGAAGGATCATTGGAAAGTGGCTCTGGATGTTCTTTCAGATCTTGTTTCTAATATGAAGCTGGTAAAGAAAGAGTTCGACCTTGAAAAAGGCGTGATTCTGCAAGAGATAGCTATGTCGGAGGACAGTCACGAAGAGATGGTCTATGACGTGTTCTATGAACAAGTTTATGGAAAACATCCCCTAGCGAAACCTATTTTAGGCTCGCCTGTGTCGATTGCCAAAATGACTCAGAACCAGATCATCGATTACTATGATAGTAACTATACTGGTAAAAATATCATCGTGAGCGTGGCGGGGGCTATCGACCACGCAGATTTGATGAAGGAAACGGAAAAGCGTTTAGGGAAGAAAAAGAAATCGACTCTGAAAGTAAATCGCAAAGTTCCTCGTTGGTTGCGCCGCAGAGCTGTCGTTGAAAAGCAGGCCGAGCAAATGCACATGCTGATGGGTTTTCCAACTGGAAGTTTTAAAGATAAAACGCGTTTCGATGCGGTGATTGCCAATACACTTTTAGGTGGTGGTATGACATCGAAACTTTACCAGAGTGTTCGTGAGAAAAAAGGTTTGGTTTACTCCATTCACTCAAGTCTCAACACTCATTTAGACTCTGGTATGTTAACAATTTATGCCGGCACAGAGGCTAAGAACGCAAAAAAAGTGGGTGAGTTGATCTCCCACGAACTGCAAAAAGTTCGTAAAAAGGGCGTTACTAAGCACGACGTTGAAATGTTCAAGACCCAAGTTATTGGAAACATTCTTTTGGGTTCTGATGACATTGAAAATCGTATGACCTCATTGGCTGTAAATGAGATTGTTTTTGGAAGTTATCGTTCTGTTGACGATGTTATTTCTGAAATCAAAAAAGTCACTGTCGATTCGGTGAACGAGTATGTTGAAAGGCATTTGGATCTTACCAAGGCTTCCGGTGTACTATTGGGTCCTGGAGTCGGTGAGTTGAAAACTTGGTGGGAAGACTTATCGTTTTAA
- a CDS encoding putative glycosyl transferase (COG0463 Glycosyltransferases involved in cell wall biogenesis), translated as MKTLIVIPTYNEKENIQTIVPAVLAQNLGVDILVVDDNSPDGTGAIVREMQQSIPQLHLLSRPGKQGLGKAYIAGFRWGMDHGYEIITEMDADFSHRPEDLGLLLSKLKDHDFAVGSRYVPGGATVNWGLVRKIISRGGGIYARLILGFPLNDWTGGFNAWKKEVLQAIDLSSVESNGYSFQIELKYKALKKGFKGAESPIIFEDRRVGQSKMSLKIVIEAFYRVWIMRFK; from the coding sequence ATGAAAACTTTGATCGTAATTCCGACTTATAACGAAAAAGAAAACATTCAAACTATCGTTCCTGCGGTTCTAGCTCAGAACCTCGGTGTTGATATTCTTGTCGTCGATGACAACTCACCTGATGGTACTGGCGCTATCGTACGAGAAATGCAGCAGTCTATTCCACAGCTTCATCTTCTATCTCGTCCGGGTAAGCAAGGACTTGGTAAAGCCTATATTGCGGGCTTCCGTTGGGGTATGGATCATGGCTATGAGATCATCACAGAAATGGATGCGGATTTTTCTCACCGCCCTGAAGATCTAGGTCTTCTTTTATCTAAGCTTAAAGATCACGATTTCGCTGTGGGTTCTCGTTATGTACCGGGTGGCGCCACTGTAAACTGGGGATTGGTTCGTAAGATCATCTCTCGCGGCGGTGGAATTTACGCACGTTTGATTCTTGGTTTTCCTTTAAATGATTGGACGGGTGGGTTCAATGCTTGGAAGAAGGAAGTTCTTCAGGCCATTGATCTGTCTTCTGTAGAGTCTAATGGATATAGCTTCCAAATCGAGTTAAAGTATAAGGCATTGAAAAAGGGCTTTAAGGGTGCCGAGTCGCCGATCATTTTTGAAGATCGCCGTGTCGGTCAAAGCAAAATGTCTTTGAAGATCGTGATAGAGGCTTTTTATCGTGTTTGGATTATGCGCTTTAAGTAA
- a CDS encoding hypothetical protein (COG0858 Ribosome-binding factor A), which produces MKNMGDGRRVARVEREIQATIAQFLISGFKLPLPGLVTVASVKMPADLRAARVYISVIGSEGQLDETVELLQERAFEIQNYIGKQLRMKFCPKLTFYPDHMTDQVLKVERILHELEKERKAKGESDESESDE; this is translated from the coding sequence ATGAAAAATATGGGTGATGGACGCAGAGTTGCTCGCGTCGAAAGAGAAATTCAGGCAACCATCGCGCAGTTTTTGATCAGTGGTTTTAAGTTACCGTTACCAGGTTTGGTAACGGTAGCATCCGTAAAAATGCCCGCGGATCTTCGTGCGGCAAGAGTCTATATCAGTGTTATAGGTTCTGAAGGACAGCTCGACGAAACTGTTGAGTTGCTTCAAGAGCGTGCTTTTGAAATTCAAAATTACATCGGAAAACAGTTGCGAATGAAGTTTTGCCCTAAGCTTACTTTTTACCCAGATCATATGACTGATCAGGTTTTAAAGGTTGAGCGAATTCTGCATGAGCTTGAAAAAGAGCGCAAAGCCAAGGGTGAATCCGATGAATCAGAATCTGACGAATAA
- a CDS encoding polynucleotide phosphorylase/polyadenylase (COG1185 Polyribonucleotide nucleotidyltransferase (polynucleotide phosphorylase)): protein MKTTVTTSVGGKQVTIETGRLAKQADGAVLVSCGNNMVLVTAVSSRKASELDFFPLTVEYIEKFYATGKIPGGYFKREAKPTNDAVLVARLIDRPIRPSFPEGYRHETQVVATIVSADGAFPLEILASLGASAALHISDIPFNGPTAAVQVARIDGQFVANPTPQQLEKSDMDIIVAGTRNGLLMVEGETKFISEADCLAAMKFGHQSMMPLLNAQDELREKTGSKAKRAFVAPAIDADFRSAVESMLKPKIAEALSMKVKQDRYTAVAEAQAAAEAALVATIEDKDLAKQRKKELNAIVEDLKYHEARSMILDKKVRIDGRDTVTVRPIANEVGLLPRAHGSGLFTRGETQCLGTVTLGTGDDEQMVDALLGTQKRKFLLHYNFPPYSVGEVGRFGGTSRREIGHGNLAERALKAVLPEFEKFPYTIRIVSEVLESNGSSSMGTVCAGTMALLDAGVPLQGNVAGVAMGLIKEGDRVAVLTDILGDEDHLGDMDFKVAGTPAGITALQMDIKIDSVSFEVMEQALAQAKEGRSHILNEMEKVIKVPRGQISEFAPRIETIKIKPDKIREVIGSGGKVIRGITEATGVKIEIEDDGTIHIASADPEATKKAIAMINDIIAEAEVGKTYKGRVVKIAEFGAFVEILPNTQGLLHISEIANERVRAVTDVLKEGEMIDVKVLEVDRAGRIKLSRKALLQ from the coding sequence ATGAAAACGACTGTCACAACATCGGTGGGTGGTAAACAGGTTACCATCGAAACAGGCCGTTTGGCGAAACAAGCAGATGGAGCGGTACTTGTTTCTTGCGGTAATAATATGGTTCTTGTAACGGCAGTTTCCTCTCGCAAAGCATCCGAGTTGGATTTCTTCCCTCTTACTGTTGAATATATCGAAAAATTCTATGCGACTGGTAAAATTCCAGGTGGCTACTTCAAACGTGAAGCAAAGCCGACTAACGATGCAGTTCTAGTAGCTCGTCTTATCGACAGACCTATTCGCCCATCTTTCCCAGAAGGTTACCGTCACGAAACTCAAGTAGTAGCAACGATCGTATCTGCGGACGGAGCTTTCCCTCTTGAGATTCTTGCAAGCTTAGGTGCCTCTGCAGCTCTTCATATTTCTGATATTCCATTCAACGGCCCAACAGCTGCTGTTCAAGTAGCACGTATTGATGGTCAGTTCGTTGCGAATCCAACACCTCAACAACTTGAGAAGTCTGATATGGACATTATCGTTGCGGGAACTCGCAATGGTCTATTGATGGTTGAAGGTGAAACTAAATTCATTTCTGAAGCAGATTGCTTAGCAGCTATGAAGTTCGGTCATCAGTCGATGATGCCTCTACTAAATGCACAGGATGAATTGCGTGAAAAAACAGGATCAAAAGCAAAACGTGCTTTCGTAGCGCCTGCAATTGATGCTGATTTTAGATCTGCTGTTGAATCAATGTTGAAGCCGAAAATCGCTGAAGCATTGTCAATGAAAGTAAAGCAAGATCGTTATACAGCGGTTGCTGAAGCTCAAGCAGCTGCTGAGGCTGCGTTGGTTGCAACGATCGAAGATAAAGATTTAGCTAAACAACGTAAAAAAGAATTAAACGCGATCGTTGAAGATCTTAAATATCATGAGGCGCGTTCAATGATTCTTGATAAAAAAGTTCGTATCGATGGACGTGACACAGTTACAGTTCGTCCGATTGCGAATGAAGTAGGTTTGCTGCCAAGAGCCCATGGTTCTGGTCTATTCACTCGTGGCGAGACTCAGTGTCTTGGTACGGTGACTTTAGGAACAGGTGACGATGAGCAGATGGTAGACGCATTGCTTGGAACTCAAAAGCGCAAGTTCTTGCTTCACTATAACTTCCCTCCATACTCTGTAGGAGAGGTAGGTCGCTTCGGTGGAACAAGCCGTCGCGAGATCGGTCACGGAAATCTAGCAGAACGCGCTTTGAAAGCAGTTCTTCCTGAGTTCGAAAAATTCCCATACACAATTCGTATTGTGTCTGAAGTTTTAGAGTCTAACGGTTCTTCATCTATGGGTACTGTGTGCGCGGGTACTATGGCGCTTCTTGATGCAGGTGTCCCTCTTCAAGGAAACGTAGCAGGTGTTGCTATGGGTCTTATTAAAGAAGGTGATCGCGTAGCTGTATTGACGGATATCCTTGGTGATGAAGATCACTTAGGTGACATGGACTTCAAAGTTGCAGGAACTCCAGCTGGAATCACTGCGCTTCAAATGGATATTAAAATTGACTCTGTTTCTTTCGAAGTGATGGAACAAGCTTTAGCACAAGCTAAAGAAGGTCGTTCACACATCTTGAATGAAATGGAAAAAGTGATCAAAGTTCCTCGTGGACAGATCTCTGAGTTTGCTCCTCGTATTGAGACCATCAAAATTAAACCAGATAAGATCCGTGAAGTGATCGGTTCTGGCGGTAAGGTAATCCGTGGTATCACTGAAGCTACCGGCGTGAAAATTGAGATCGAAGACGATGGAACAATTCACATTGCTTCTGCTGACCCTGAAGCTACTAAAAAAGCTATTGCGATGATCAATGACATCATTGCAGAAGCAGAAGTTGGTAAGACTTATAAAGGTCGCGTTGTTAAGATCGCTGAATTCGGAGCATTCGTTGAGATTCTTCCGAACACACAAGGACTTCTACACATCTCTGAGATCGCCAATGAGCGCGTTCGTGCTGTGACTGATGTTCTTAAAGAAGGCGAAATGATCGACGTTAAAGTTCTTGAAGTTGACCGTGCCGGTCGCATCAAGCTTTCTCGCAAAGCCCTTTTACAATAG
- a CDS encoding tRNA pseudouridine synthase B (COG0130 Pseudouridine synthase), whose protein sequence is MNQNLTNNKALNFNGLLLVDKPSGITSHDVVARLRRILKTKAVGHSGTLDPLASGLMACLINEGTKLSQYILEGDKGYRARLQFGLRTDTLDITGEVLETKPVDLTSEQILKAADSLQGEMELEVPVYSAIKVQGKKLYEYARSDEEVQIPKKIMKFWSVKPVQVGADFAEFDIECSKGSYIRTWVDQLGQKLGCGATMTALRRTISSPYLVQQGQSLEDIQAAVEQGEKTSAFVPMDLALPHVKRIRVKGQDRVLLGNGQISHDLRAQLISLFNPAQDQYIQVLAQDSGQLLALIGLETGRGFVLKRVFKYAP, encoded by the coding sequence ATGAATCAGAATCTGACGAATAATAAAGCTTTAAATTTTAACGGTCTGCTTTTGGTCGATAAGCCTTCCGGAATCACTAGTCACGATGTCGTTGCTAGGCTTCGCCGTATTCTTAAAACCAAAGCGGTGGGGCATTCGGGGACTTTGGATCCATTAGCTTCAGGGTTGATGGCTTGTCTTATCAACGAAGGAACGAAGCTGAGTCAGTATATTCTTGAAGGCGATAAGGGCTATCGTGCTCGATTGCAATTTGGCCTGCGCACCGACACTCTAGATATCACCGGTGAGGTTCTTGAAACCAAGCCTGTGGACCTGACAAGTGAGCAAATTCTCAAGGCGGCTGATTCTCTGCAAGGCGAGATGGAGCTTGAAGTTCCAGTCTATTCTGCGATCAAAGTTCAGGGGAAAAAGCTTTACGAGTATGCTCGTTCTGATGAAGAAGTTCAGATTCCTAAGAAGATTATGAAGTTCTGGTCCGTAAAACCTGTCCAGGTGGGGGCGGACTTTGCTGAATTTGATATTGAATGCTCAAAGGGGAGTTATATTCGCACGTGGGTGGATCAACTAGGTCAAAAGCTTGGTTGTGGGGCTACTATGACGGCACTGCGAAGGACGATTTCATCCCCTTATCTTGTGCAGCAGGGGCAAAGCTTAGAGGATATTCAGGCGGCTGTGGAGCAAGGGGAGAAGACTTCGGCTTTCGTGCCGATGGATTTAGCCCTTCCCCATGTAAAAAGGATTCGCGTAAAGGGACAGGATCGTGTTTTGTTAGGAAACGGTCAGATCAGCCATGATTTACGCGCCCAATTAATCAGCCTCTTTAATCCAGCTCAGGACCAATATATTCAGGTTTTAGCACAAGATTCGGGGCAGTTGCTAGCCCTGATCGGCCTAGAAACTGGGCGAGGCTTTGTTCTGAAAAGAGTTTTCAAATACGCCCCCTAA
- a CDS encoding deoxyuridine 5'-triphosphate nucleotidohydrolase (COG0756 dUTPase), whose protein sequence is MQKINVKIKKLSNFRGEIPQYQSAGASGFDVRAQLAGPVLLNPGERALIPTGLSFEIPVGYEIQCRPRSGWAAKNGLSVLNTPGTIDADYRGEVKVILVNLGNEAVAINDQDRCAQFVIAPVIHANFEVVSELAESERGAGGFGSTGHR, encoded by the coding sequence ATGCAAAAGATCAATGTAAAAATTAAAAAATTAAGCAACTTCCGTGGCGAGATTCCTCAATACCAATCTGCAGGTGCAAGTGGTTTTGATGTTCGTGCACAACTAGCAGGTCCCGTTCTTTTGAATCCAGGAGAGAGAGCCCTTATTCCCACAGGTTTAAGTTTTGAAATCCCTGTAGGATACGAAATTCAATGCCGTCCACGCAGTGGTTGGGCAGCGAAGAATGGCCTTTCTGTTTTAAACACTCCAGGCACTATTGATGCTGACTATCGCGGTGAAGTAAAAGTTATTCTCGTGAACCTTGGTAACGAAGCTGTTGCTATCAACGATCAAGATCGTTGCGCACAGTTCGTGATCGCTCCTGTCATTCATGCAAACTTTGAAGTTGTTTCTGAGCTTGCGGAGTCGGAGAGGGGAGCGGGAGGGTTCGGCTCCACCGGTCACCGCTAA
- the infB gene encoding translation initiation factor IF-2 (COG0532 Translation initiation factor 2 (IF-2; GTPase)): protein MSNPKVFEFAKEIGMTPLALMDKIREWNLPVKSHMAELSPDVLTQIKSKLSVSEAETQAQEAKPKKTAARRSVKKAAAPAEDEAAPVKTPVIRRKKEDIQAAEAAAAAEAPKVKVIAKPAAEGVEDDAAAKPKRVVVKRSSSKDEAAEAAPAATESAETVKAEAAPVPSVKSEDVAVEAKAPAKPVKEEEKVATPAVAEEAPAPARKKEVVVGTSGVSSSTTPAVKRNIIGRMDLSRVQPQGGQNRSERPQGGYQRGAGGDRPAGGQQGGGGYQPRPGGFNRPAGGAPTRNIRPGFVAQSTPEPMPDASSEFRRDFDKRKKATPSAGGGFAAGREREKEKEEEVQVFNPVEFRKREMVFQPKKRKGVLERVAMKTQITTPSAHKRVVKVNKTMKVSDLAMEMGIKAPQLVRVLMQNGVMANMNADLDFDTIALIVPEFGWEAQNVFQTADELAEELAFGDLNAEPVTRPPVVTVMGHVDHGKTSLLDAIRNAHVARGEAGGITQHIGAYSVGLEDGTLITFLDTPGHEAFTAMRARGANATDIAIIVVAADDGMMPQTQEAISHAKAAGVPIIVAVNKMDKPTANPDRIKQQLTELEIVPEEWGGSTIFCEVSALQRMGINELLEQVKLVAEVSELKANPKRSATGIVIEAKMEKGKGPVATLLVKDGTIEVGQYIVAGSVKGRVRSLMNDKGERVDSVGPGLPVEVLGLDAVPSAGDKFDVVKDEETANKVSTLRKEQAEKAEVTPNSKMSLEDIFSKVKAGDVKELAIVLKADVHGTLEAISGMLNKLSTSEVKARIIHSAVGGVSESDVVLAHTAKGVVIGFNVRPDLSAQAKAKQMGVDIRTYSVVYELIDQIKAAMEGLLSPDVVEEVMGRAEVRNTFSVPKVGVIAGCFVLDGKVQRNNMIRLLRDNKIIYEGKIGSLKRFKDDAREVASGYECGIGIENYNDVKVGDMMEAFIKKEVARELGASN from the coding sequence GTGAGTAATCCAAAGGTTTTTGAATTTGCGAAAGAGATCGGGATGACCCCGCTAGCTCTCATGGATAAAATCCGTGAGTGGAATTTGCCTGTGAAGAGTCACATGGCGGAGTTGTCGCCAGACGTTTTGACGCAAATTAAGAGTAAGTTGAGCGTTAGCGAAGCTGAAACCCAAGCTCAAGAAGCTAAACCGAAAAAAACAGCTGCACGTAGAAGTGTTAAAAAAGCTGCTGCGCCTGCAGAGGACGAAGCTGCGCCAGTAAAAACTCCTGTTATTCGCCGTAAAAAAGAAGATATTCAAGCGGCAGAAGCAGCAGCGGCGGCTGAAGCTCCTAAAGTTAAGGTGATCGCAAAACCTGCAGCTGAAGGTGTTGAAGACGATGCAGCGGCGAAGCCAAAACGTGTTGTTGTAAAACGCTCATCTTCAAAAGATGAGGCCGCAGAGGCGGCTCCAGCAGCAACTGAGTCTGCTGAAACCGTAAAGGCCGAAGCAGCTCCAGTACCATCGGTGAAGTCTGAAGACGTAGCAGTGGAAGCAAAAGCTCCCGCTAAACCAGTAAAAGAAGAAGAAAAAGTAGCGACGCCAGCTGTAGCCGAAGAAGCTCCAGCTCCAGCTCGTAAGAAAGAAGTTGTTGTGGGCACAAGTGGTGTTTCAAGTTCAACGACTCCAGCGGTTAAGAGAAATATCATCGGCCGTATGGATCTTTCACGTGTGCAACCGCAAGGTGGACAAAATCGTTCTGAAAGACCTCAAGGTGGATACCAAAGAGGTGCTGGTGGCGATCGTCCGGCTGGTGGGCAACAAGGTGGAGGAGGTTATCAACCTCGCCCAGGTGGATTTAATCGTCCAGCCGGTGGAGCTCCAACGCGCAATATTCGTCCGGGATTTGTAGCTCAATCAACTCCAGAGCCAATGCCAGATGCTAGTAGCGAATTCCGTCGTGATTTTGACAAGCGTAAAAAAGCAACTCCTTCTGCAGGAGGTGGCTTCGCAGCTGGTCGCGAGCGTGAGAAAGAAAAAGAAGAAGAAGTACAAGTTTTCAACCCAGTTGAATTCCGTAAGCGCGAGATGGTTTTCCAGCCGAAGAAGCGTAAGGGAGTTCTTGAGCGTGTGGCTATGAAGACTCAGATTACGACTCCTTCTGCACATAAGCGCGTAGTTAAAGTTAATAAGACAATGAAAGTCAGCGATCTTGCTATGGAGATGGGGATTAAAGCTCCACAATTAGTAAGAGTCTTGATGCAAAACGGTGTTATGGCGAACATGAACGCTGATTTGGATTTCGATACTATCGCATTGATCGTTCCTGAATTTGGTTGGGAAGCACAAAACGTTTTCCAAACAGCAGACGAGCTAGCTGAAGAATTAGCATTTGGTGACCTTAACGCAGAACCAGTAACACGTCCTCCAGTAGTGACGGTGATGGGTCACGTTGACCACGGTAAAACATCTCTATTAGATGCTATTCGTAATGCACACGTTGCGCGCGGTGAAGCGGGTGGTATCACTCAGCACATCGGTGCCTACAGTGTCGGTTTAGAAGACGGAACATTGATTACGTTCTTAGATACTCCTGGTCACGAAGCCTTTACGGCAATGCGTGCTCGTGGAGCGAATGCGACTGATATCGCGATCATCGTGGTTGCAGCAGATGATGGTATGATGCCTCAAACTCAAGAAGCTATCAGCCATGCTAAAGCAGCGGGTGTTCCTATTATCGTAGCTGTAAATAAAATGGACAAGCCAACAGCGAATCCAGATCGTATTAAGCAACAATTAACAGAGCTTGAGATCGTCCCAGAAGAATGGGGTGGATCTACAATCTTCTGTGAGGTTTCTGCTCTTCAAAGAATGGGAATCAACGAACTTCTTGAACAAGTAAAACTTGTTGCCGAGGTTTCTGAATTAAAAGCAAATCCGAAGCGTTCAGCGACGGGTATAGTGATTGAAGCGAAGATGGAAAAGGGCAAGGGCCCTGTCGCTACGCTTCTAGTTAAAGATGGTACAATTGAAGTGGGTCAATATATCGTTGCAGGGTCTGTAAAGGGCCGTGTTCGTTCACTTATGAACGATAAAGGCGAGCGTGTTGATTCTGTAGGCCCAGGTCTTCCGGTGGAAGTTCTTGGCTTGGATGCAGTTCCATCTGCGGGTGATAAGTTCGACGTTGTTAAAGACGAAGAAACTGCAAATAAAGTATCGACTCTTCGTAAAGAACAGGCCGAGAAAGCAGAAGTCACTCCGAATTCGAAAATGTCTCTTGAGGATATCTTCTCTAAAGTGAAGGCCGGAGATGTTAAGGAATTGGCGATCGTACTTAAAGCTGACGTGCATGGTACGTTGGAAGCTATTAGCGGTATGCTAAATAAGCTTTCTACGTCGGAAGTGAAGGCGCGCATTATCCACTCTGCAGTGGGTGGTGTGAGTGAGAGTGACGTGGTTCTAGCTCATACGGCAAAAGGTGTTGTTATTGGCTTTAACGTTCGTCCTGATCTAAGTGCGCAAGCAAAAGCGAAGCAAATGGGTGTTGATATCCGTACTTACTCTGTTGTGTACGAGTTGATCGATCAGATCAAAGCGGCAATGGAAGGTCTATTGTCACCAGACGTTGTGGAAGAAGTTATGGGTCGCGCAGAAGTGCGTAACACGTTCTCTGTTCCAAAAGTCGGCGTGATTGCGGGTTGCTTCGTATTGGATGGAAAAGTTCAGCGTAACAACATGATCCGTCTACTTCGTGATAATAAGATTATCTACGAAGGTAAGATCGGTTCATTGAAGCGCTTTAAAGATGACGCTCGTGAAGTGGCTTCTGGCTATGAGTGCGGTATCGGTATCGAAAACTATAACGACGTTAAAGTGGGCGATATGATGGAAGCATTCATTAAGAAAGAAGTAGCTCGTGAGTTGGGAGCTTCTAATTAA
- a CDS encoding 30S ribosomal protein S15 (COG0184 Ribosomal protein S15P/S13E): protein MAVTKEVKAEIIGKFQTKDLDTGSTEVQVAILTARINDLTGHFVANKKDHHGRRGLVALVNKRRKLLDYLRRKDLTRYQALIKALELRK from the coding sequence ATGGCAGTCACAAAAGAAGTAAAAGCAGAGATCATTGGTAAATTTCAAACTAAGGATCTTGATACTGGTTCTACAGAAGTTCAGGTTGCAATTCTTACTGCAAGAATCAACGACCTAACTGGTCACTTCGTAGCGAACAAGAAAGACCACCACGGTCGTCGCGGTCTAGTTGCATTGGTTAACAAAAGAAGAAAACTTTTGGATTACCTTCGTCGTAAAGACCTTACTCGTTACCAAGCTTTGATCAAAGCTCTTGAACTACGTAAATAA